From the Ferrigenium kumadai genome, one window contains:
- a CDS encoding SapC family protein, which produces MSNFAFYRKVVALNSDVHRNLKFASNEVTFTFARDTNAVLMAGVEFAEAAREYPIVFIRGEDQKMRPVALLGVRNGENLFVDEEGKWDARYIPAFVRRYPFVMAEGGAQGQLIVCIDENCPALNTEHGELLIDKEGRLQPRMNEMMQFLQNFQQEFTRTELLMGQLDELGLFVQQGARFDTPAGGTFQLNDFFLIDEAKFGQIADDKLPLLFRSGALGMIYLHLASLGNMRKLLDRLSARSAITPGQNAAIH; this is translated from the coding sequence ATGAGTAATTTTGCTTTTTACCGGAAAGTGGTCGCACTGAACTCAGATGTGCATCGCAACCTGAAATTCGCGTCCAACGAAGTGACTTTCACCTTCGCACGTGACACCAACGCGGTGTTGATGGCAGGTGTCGAATTCGCCGAGGCGGCACGTGAATATCCCATCGTATTCATACGGGGGGAAGATCAGAAGATGCGTCCTGTTGCATTGCTTGGGGTCCGCAATGGAGAGAACCTTTTTGTCGATGAAGAGGGCAAGTGGGATGCTCGCTATATCCCGGCGTTCGTGCGCCGTTACCCCTTCGTGATGGCCGAAGGTGGCGCACAAGGTCAGTTGATCGTGTGCATAGATGAAAACTGCCCGGCTCTGAATACAGAGCACGGCGAATTGCTGATCGATAAGGAGGGCCGACTGCAGCCGCGCATGAACGAGATGATGCAGTTCCTGCAAAACTTCCAGCAGGAATTCACCCGCACCGAGCTGCTCATGGGACAGCTCGATGAACTCGGCCTGTTCGTGCAGCAAGGGGCTCGCTTCGATACTCCCGCAGGAGGGACCTTCCAGCTGAATGACTTCTTCCTGATCGACGAAGCAAAATTCGGCCAGATCGCCGATGACAAGCTCCCGCTGCTTTTCCGCAGCGGTGCACTGGGAATGATCTATCTGCATCTGGCTTCGTTGGGCAATATGCGCAAGCTGCTTGATCGACTATCTGCCCGTTCGGCGATCACGCCCGGTCAGAACGCGGCGATTCATTGA
- a CDS encoding FecR family protein: MSRYSLLLLVTLLSLASPSQGQAEEVAGKVGYMSGTLVAQRTDGTIKVLGPKSEVLAGDMLITAKDSYAQVLMNDGAKMTLRPHSNLKIESYQFRKEEPKADNAVFRLLKGGFRTITGLIGKRGDPDAYKLRAASATIGIRGTDFTSRLCATQGCQDENGASAKQIVKPPIVQSPVIGRVMLIQGALIAKEESGKSRKLTLGAPVYEGDVLTTGKQSHAVVAFRDEGRVSLQENTVFHVEKFKYDKAASQESAVLRLIKGGVRVVSGWIGRVNHDNYQLKVSSATIGIRGTKYGAWCYGPCVTGALEGVGVEVTEGEVVLVAPGGSMAVAAGMAAAIAIDTGKPVPIVKVPAGALDNKVPLPESVPVDMKEQFGAEAGTGEPGLYVTVHDGHVILVQGDNKIDLGRGETGFTNEQVLSRLTATPVFMGNDNAQINSESSNNSPNPTVNQTGCVVK; encoded by the coding sequence ATGAGCAGATACAGCCTATTGCTTCTGGTGACCTTGTTGAGCCTGGCCTCGCCAAGCCAGGGGCAAGCCGAGGAGGTCGCCGGCAAGGTCGGTTACATGAGCGGAACGCTGGTTGCGCAACGCACAGACGGTACGATCAAAGTGCTGGGCCCCAAATCCGAAGTGTTGGCGGGCGACATGCTGATCACCGCAAAGGACAGCTATGCACAGGTGCTGATGAACGATGGCGCGAAAATGACCTTGCGCCCCCACTCGAATCTGAAGATCGAGTCGTATCAGTTCCGCAAGGAGGAACCCAAAGCGGACAATGCGGTATTCCGTCTGCTGAAAGGCGGGTTCCGCACGATAACCGGCTTGATCGGCAAGCGAGGGGACCCCGATGCCTACAAGCTGCGCGCCGCCTCGGCCACCATCGGCATTCGCGGCACGGATTTCACTTCACGCCTGTGCGCGACCCAAGGGTGTCAGGACGAGAATGGTGCATCAGCCAAGCAGATCGTCAAACCTCCAATCGTGCAATCACCAGTTATCGGTCGCGTAATGCTGATCCAAGGGGCGCTGATTGCCAAAGAAGAAAGCGGCAAGTCGCGCAAGCTGACTCTGGGTGCGCCGGTGTATGAAGGCGACGTGCTCACCACCGGCAAGCAATCCCATGCGGTGGTCGCTTTCCGTGACGAAGGGCGCGTGAGCCTGCAGGAAAACACCGTTTTCCATGTCGAAAAATTCAAATACGACAAGGCTGCCTCGCAGGAGAGTGCCGTCCTGAGGTTGATAAAAGGGGGCGTGCGTGTGGTCTCCGGTTGGATCGGACGTGTCAACCATGACAATTACCAGTTGAAAGTATCCTCGGCCACCATCGGCATTCGCGGCACGAAATATGGCGCTTGGTGTTATGGCCCTTGTGTGACCGGCGCACTGGAAGGCGTCGGTGTGGAGGTCACGGAAGGCGAGGTGGTACTGGTTGCGCCCGGTGGATCGATGGCCGTCGCTGCGGGTATGGCTGCTGCAATCGCCATCGATACGGGCAAGCCGGTGCCTATCGTTAAGGTGCCTGCCGGCGCGTTGGACAACAAAGTCCCGCTTCCGGAAAGTGTGCCTGTGGATATGAAGGAGCAGTTCGGCGCCGAAGCCGGCACGGGAGAGCCTGGGCTGTATGTGACGGTGCATGATGGGCATGTGATCCTTGTCCAAGGCGATAATAAAATTGACTTGGGGCGAGGGGAAACCGGATTCACCAATGAACAAGTGTTGTCGCGACTTACAGCCACTCCGGTATTCATGGGTAATGACAACGCCCAGATAAATTCCGAATCGAGCAACAACAGTCCTAATCCAACAGTCAACCAGACCGGCTGTGTTGTGAAATGA
- a CDS encoding ShlB/FhaC/HecB family hemolysin secretion/activation protein, with amino-acid sequence MERLIRHITLAAFFGGGLLVTPVTSYAEEVKSAASAESEAEPAVLRFDISGYTLEGATLLSQAEIDAAVVPFVGKDKDFSDVQRALEAVEEAYAKHGYTAVQVLLPEQELEKGAIRFHVVESRFGKVTVKDNRFASETNVLNAIPSVRSGGVPRSKQIARELKLANENPARQMNVILKSGGKDDEVDANVIVTDDKPTAWGVTLDNTGSPETGRTRLGVSYRHADLFDKDHVASAQFQISPEHPNRVTVIGGSYKVPLYQSGDSVEFFGGYSNVNSVVGGLSNFQGGGLLFSARYNHPLDRVGSFDPRLSFGWDWRDFSRIQQTTPPVTVLYNEIVVMPVSIAYSLQGKLAKSDIGANASFSANLPGMNKGRRADFANYDPSGVLLPNANYRVVHYGVSYAQQVVEDWQFRASLSGQWSNDVLVLGEQMRLGGSDGVRGFAEGSEGGETGARWNLEGYTPDFGRNDVTVRALAFFDAGQVKSANGAKSSISGAGLGVRAGVASRYSLRMDAARIINAGTDPLQRVGDWRAHIGLAATF; translated from the coding sequence ATGGAAAGACTTATACGCCACATCACGTTGGCCGCCTTTTTTGGGGGAGGACTGTTGGTAACGCCGGTGACTTCATATGCGGAAGAAGTTAAATCTGCCGCCAGTGCGGAGAGTGAAGCGGAGCCTGCCGTGCTGCGCTTTGATATCAGCGGTTACACGCTAGAGGGGGCGACATTGCTTTCCCAGGCAGAGATCGATGCTGCAGTGGTGCCATTCGTCGGCAAGGACAAGGATTTCTCCGACGTGCAGCGCGCGCTGGAAGCCGTTGAGGAAGCTTATGCCAAACATGGCTATACCGCGGTGCAAGTATTGTTGCCGGAGCAGGAACTGGAAAAGGGGGCTATACGATTTCACGTGGTAGAGAGCCGCTTCGGCAAAGTGACGGTGAAAGACAATCGCTTCGCCAGCGAAACCAACGTTCTGAATGCAATCCCTTCGGTGCGTAGCGGGGGCGTCCCGCGTTCGAAGCAGATAGCGCGCGAATTGAAACTCGCCAACGAGAACCCGGCGAGGCAGATGAACGTCATTCTGAAGTCCGGCGGAAAGGACGACGAGGTAGATGCCAATGTGATCGTTACCGATGACAAGCCGACTGCGTGGGGCGTGACGCTGGACAACACCGGCTCGCCGGAAACCGGGCGTACGCGCCTCGGCGTTTCTTACCGGCATGCAGATCTGTTCGACAAAGATCACGTGGCCAGTGCGCAATTCCAGATATCTCCCGAACATCCCAATCGCGTTACCGTGATAGGTGGGAGTTATAAGGTTCCTCTTTACCAGTCCGGCGATAGCGTTGAGTTCTTTGGCGGATATTCGAATGTCAACTCGGTGGTAGGTGGGTTATCCAATTTCCAGGGCGGCGGCCTGTTGTTCAGTGCGCGCTATAACCATCCGCTGGACAGAGTAGGCAGCTTCGATCCTCGTTTGTCGTTTGGCTGGGACTGGCGCGATTTCAGTCGCATCCAGCAAACCACCCCGCCTGTCACCGTGCTGTACAACGAGATCGTCGTCATGCCGGTGAGTATCGCTTATTCACTCCAGGGCAAGCTAGCGAAGAGCGATATCGGGGCCAATGCATCGTTCTCCGCCAATCTGCCTGGCATGAATAAAGGGCGCCGTGCGGACTTCGCCAACTACGACCCCTCGGGGGTGTTGTTGCCCAACGCCAATTACCGCGTGGTGCACTACGGCGTGAGCTATGCACAACAGGTCGTGGAGGATTGGCAATTCCGGGCTTCATTGAGCGGGCAGTGGAGCAATGATGTGCTGGTGCTGGGCGAGCAGATGCGACTGGGTGGCAGCGACGGGGTGCGCGGATTCGCCGAAGGCAGCGAAGGCGGCGAGACGGGCGCGCGGTGGAACCTGGAAGGTTATACACCGGATTTCGGCAGGAACGATGTCACCGTACGCGCGCTGGCGTTCTTCGATGCGGGGCAGGTGAAATCGGCCAATGGCGCAAAGTCTTCCATCTCCGGTGCGGGGCTGGGGGTGCGTGCCGGTGTTGCCAGCCGGTATTCGCTGCGGATGGATGCGGCTCGCATCATCAACGCGGGCACGGACCCATTGCAGCGCGTTGGCGATTGGCGTGCGCATATCGGTTTGGCGGCCACCTTTTGA
- a CDS encoding ESPR domain-containing protein, translating to MNHIYRLVWGSLRNAWVVTHEHAITHGKDSIIRRMRRGAGNSH from the coding sequence ATGAACCATATCTATCGACTCGTTTGGGGTTCTCTCCGCAATGCCTGGGTGGTGACGCATGAACACGCCATCACACACGGTAAGGACTCCATCATCCGACGCATGAGGCGTGGCGCGGGCAACTCACATTAA